Within Candidatus Methanomethylicota archaeon, the genomic segment TTTGAAATTGAAATCAAATCAACCACCACTCCAGTACCATACCTCCTACATGCCCTAATAGCTTCAAGAATAGTTGCATCATTAGCCACCCCCAAAACGCTCATGAGATTTGCACCTGAAACTGAAGCCAACTCAGCCTCCACAAACCCCGCATCCATACACTTCATATCGGCAAATATTACGGCTTTTGGTAGAAGCCTCCTTAAGCGTCCAATAATCCCTACACCAACGCTTTTAATGAGTGGGGTTCCAGCCTCAATCCAAACGTGATCATCAACCCAACACTTCAAAGCCAAATCCTCGGCCACCCTATCATCAGTAACATCCAAAGCCACTTGAAGGGCTGGGAAATTGAATTTCAAATAACCATTCACCAGCAATATCTTAGGGAAAGAGAAATATAAAGGTATCAAGATAATTAGCTTGTGAATAATGTTAAGACATCATCATTAACGCTAATAACACTGATAATTGCATCATTGATAAGCGTATATGTAAATGCTCAACAAAACCCAGAAACATACATCTTAAAGTATAGGGTTAAAATAGTTAACAATGGGGAGCTGGATTACAGTTTAACCTCACTTAAGAATATGACTTTAATAGTCTCAGATGATTATCAG encodes:
- a CDS encoding orotidine 5'-phosphate decarboxylase gives rise to the protein MNGYLKFNFPALQVALDVTDDRVAEDLALKCWVDDHVWIEAGTPLIKSVGVGIIGRLRRLLPKAVIFADMKCMDAGFVEAELASVSGANLMSVLGVANDATILEAIRACRRYGTGVVVDLISISNPLQRAFEVQGLGVDMVCFHTGIDVQKSMGISAYEGLIEYISKACKSLNIPVAVAGGITLDKVRPLMDAGVKVIVVGSAITKSSDPRETTIRFVREILK